Proteins from a genomic interval of Pecten maximus chromosome 13, xPecMax1.1, whole genome shotgun sequence:
- the LOC117341263 gene encoding collectin-10-like: protein MDLTFYNSMGYTHLCGTQSVLKLVKTMTLYDQADMLCRNEGANLARPRTSSRWKCMADYVEPRATGVHVWMDITDKNAEGTFVFSDNTPVPLPHYWLPNEPYPPSAPGADCVGIWPSWKQWDDLPCSNGAYYLCEIEF, encoded by the exons ATGG aCTTGACATTTTATAACTCAATGGGATATACACATTTGTGTGGAACGCAATCAGTCCTTAAGTTGgttaaaacaatgacattataTGATCAAGCAGACATGCTCTGTCGAAATGAGGGAGCCAACCTTGCTCGACCCAGAACATCTTCACGTTGGAAATGCATGGCAGATTATGTTGAACCAAGAG CTACCGGTGTACACGTTTGGATGGATATCACAGACAAGAACGCGGAAGGGACATTCGTTTTCTCAGACAATACTCCTGTTCCACTTCCCCACTACTGGTTGCCAAATGAACCTTACCCGCCGTCAGCTCCAGGCGCGGACTGCGTCGGAATATGGCCAAGCTGGAAACAATGGGATGATCTACCTTGCAGCAATGGTGCATATTACCTATGTGAAATTGAGTTTTGA